The following proteins are encoded in a genomic region of Brachypodium distachyon strain Bd21 chromosome 1, Brachypodium_distachyon_v3.0, whole genome shotgun sequence:
- the LOC100841880 gene encoding uncharacterized protein LOC100841880 translates to MEGLQRRPAAAAANARAQQPPPAIHCDVEPAPRPWPGMQMLAIAAVLVLGGLQFLPATHFRHPADPGRNWVPFDPTRHPLDISGRIEIFSWISCLDLRTLAVLTNSTLSSSSEPHDVYFNFLIPEGGNDKLPFYKIKSVLPDSNITVTSQKQIKDKLNVATPEGNFFWSFHNELSSIIIATTQPSKKRYVYISADSVIKGKIEELARIDLGIYAIGAVEDCSKRVGDYTNMDVLNAVHRTAPTGLASTEPYNKDTCLLDIDVLVVEPRNLKRNTIDAIKVWVTGLSLANPRDGIQLAITLAFYDNYLKLPSSWKRGNANADILHYDGPKNVCSADGRQHQEQGSGETWRQYLSEKSDAMLST, encoded by the exons cgccgcggccgtggcCGGGGATGCAGATGCtggccatcgccgccgtcctcgtgCTCGGGGGCCTCCAGTTCCTGCCGGCCACCCACTTCCGCCACCCCGCCGACCCCGGCCGCAACTGGGTCCCCTTCGACCCCACGCGCCACCCCTTG gATATATCTGGACGTATAGAGATCTTCTCTTGGATAAGCTGTCTGGATCTTCGTACTCTTGCTGTGCTGACGAACTCCACCCTGTCCAGCTCAAG TGAACCACATGATGTATACTTCAATTTCCTGATACCTGAAGGAGGCAATGACAAATTGCCCTTCTACAAGATAAAATCAGTGTTACCTGATTCAAATATTACTGTTACTAG TCAAAAGCAAATCAAGGATAAGCTAAATGTGGCCACTCCAGAAGGAAACTTTTTTTGGTCATTCCACAATGAATTATCGTCAATCATTATCGCAACAACTCAACCCTCAAAGAAGAGATATGTTTATATCTCAGCAGACTCAGTCATAAAG GGCAAAATTGAAGAGCTTGCTCGCATTGATTTAGGCATTTATGCCATTGGTGCTGTTGAAGATTGTAGCAAGCGTGTTGGCGACTACACCAATATGGATGTTCTAAATGCTGTTCATAGGACAGCTCCAACAGGTTTGGCATCTACAGAACCTTATAACAAGGACACGTGCTTACTTGATATTGATGTGCTTGTGGTGGAGCCACGCAATCTCAAAAGAAATACGATTGACGCTATCAAGGTGTGGGTCACAGGCCTTAGCCTAGCTAATCCAAG GGATGGCATTCAGTTGGCGATAACTCTGGCCTTCTATGACAATTATCTAAAGCTACCTTCCAGCTGGAAGCGCGGAAATGCTAATGCGGACATTCTCCACTACGACGGACCCAAGAATGTTTGCTCTGCAGATGGTCGTCAGCATCAAGAACAAGGCTCTGGCGAGACCTGGCGGCAGTACCTTAGTGAGAAGTCCGACGCAATGCTAAGCACCTGA